The Coffea arabica cultivar ET-39 chromosome 8e, Coffea Arabica ET-39 HiFi, whole genome shotgun sequence genome window below encodes:
- the LOC113703111 gene encoding uncharacterized protein has protein sequence MAPRKKTTVEPSTRVTRSSTRQAEPIPETPKKRAKTIPENPKKKKAKLVPSKPKQEAEKAEETKGDVVDGSKKTIIVEHCKQCNSFKTRALQVKDGLEKGLDGGVNVILNPEKPRRGCFEIREEGENGEKFISLLEMKRPFSPMKALDMDKVVSDILEKIKG, from the coding sequence ATGGCGCCCAGGAAAAAGACAACTGTGGAGCCCTCGACAAGGGTGACTCGCAGTTCAACTAGACAAGCAGAACCCATCCCAGAAACCCCCAAAAAGAGGGCCAAGACAATCCCAGAAAACCCCAAGAAGAAGAAGGCTAAACTTGTCCCATCCAAGCCAAAACAAGAAGCAGAGAAGGCAGAAGAAACCAAGGGCGACGTTGTTGATGGCTCCAAGAAGACGATAATAGTGGAGCATTGCAAGCAGTGTAACTCATTTAAGACAAGGGCTTTGCAGGTGAAAGATGGGCTGGAGAAAGGTCTTGATGGTGGGGTTAATGTGATTCTGAACCCAGAGAAGCCAAGAAGGGGTTGCTTTGAGATCAGGGAGGAAGGTGAAAATGGTGAGAAGTTTATCAGTCTTCTGGAGATGAAGAGGCCCTTTTCCCCCATGAAGGCCCTTGACATGGATAAGGTTGTTTCTGACATTCTTGAGAAGATTAAGGGTTGA
- the LOC113704051 gene encoding tetraspanin-10 isoform X2 produces the protein MEQLLAVSVIGFGVWMSTHHDSCRKSLTLPVIGLGAIILVISIIGFLGALKNNSILLWIYLILLCLILVGILVFTVFAFIVTNSGSGHQVSGLRYKEYQLQDCSSWFLKELNNTHNWERLKSCLVKSDDCNNLAGEYKTLKQYKSARLTPVEAGCCRPPSECGYPAVNASYYDLSFRPISSNKDCKLYKNSRGVKCYNCDSCKAGVAQYMKIEWRAVAIFNVFLFVVLSTIYFVGCCARRNAAKSPEKV, from the exons ATGGAGCAGCTATTAGCTGTTTCTGTAATAGGATTTGGTGTGTGGATGAGCACTCACCATGACAGCTGCCGAAAGTCCCTTACCCTCCCTGTTATAGGCCTTGGTGCAATAATTCTTGTAAT ATCAATAATTGGATTTTTGGGGGCGCTGAAGAACAACTCAATCTTATTGTGGATT TATCTGATCTTGCTTTGCCTCATTTTGGTGGGAATATTGGTCTTTACAGTCTTTGC GTTCATTGTGACAAATAGTGGATCTGGTCATCAAGTGTCTGGTTTGAG GTACAAGGAATATCAACTTCAAGATTGCAGTTCCTGGTTTTTGAAAGAG CTCAATAATACACACAACTGGGAACGCTTGAAGAGTTGTCTTGTGAAATCTGATGACTGCAATAACTTGGCAGGAGAATACAAG ACCCTGAAACAATACAAATCAGCGAGACTCACCCCAGTAGAAGCTGGTTGCTGTCGTCCACCATCTGA GTGTGGATATCCTGCTGTAAATGCCTCATACTATGACTTGAGCTTTCGACCAATCAGCTCAAACAAGGACTGCAAACTTTACAAAAACTCAAGGGGCGTCAAATGCTACAATTGTGATTCTTGCAA AGCCGGAGTTGCACAATACATGAAGATAGAATGGAGGGCAGTTGCTATCTTTAATGTATTTCTTTTCGTTGTCCTG TCAACAATCTACTTTGTAGGATGCTGTGCAAGACGAAATGCTGCAAAGAGTCCTGAGAAAGTGTGA
- the LOC113704051 gene encoding tetraspanin-10 isoform X1, producing the protein MNTATSTFVVRWINFLTMLLAVSVIGFGVWMSTHHDSCRKSLTLPVIGLGAIILVISIIGFLGALKNNSILLWIYLILLCLILVGILVFTVFAFIVTNSGSGHQVSGLRYKEYQLQDCSSWFLKELNNTHNWERLKSCLVKSDDCNNLAGEYKTLKQYKSARLTPVEAGCCRPPSECGYPAVNASYYDLSFRPISSNKDCKLYKNSRGVKCYNCDSCKAGVAQYMKIEWRAVAIFNVFLFVVLSTIYFVGCCARRNAAKSPEKV; encoded by the exons ATGAATACCGCAACTAGTACCTTTGTCGTTAGATGGATCAACTTTCTCACTATG CTATTAGCTGTTTCTGTAATAGGATTTGGTGTGTGGATGAGCACTCACCATGACAGCTGCCGAAAGTCCCTTACCCTCCCTGTTATAGGCCTTGGTGCAATAATTCTTGTAAT ATCAATAATTGGATTTTTGGGGGCGCTGAAGAACAACTCAATCTTATTGTGGATT TATCTGATCTTGCTTTGCCTCATTTTGGTGGGAATATTGGTCTTTACAGTCTTTGC GTTCATTGTGACAAATAGTGGATCTGGTCATCAAGTGTCTGGTTTGAG GTACAAGGAATATCAACTTCAAGATTGCAGTTCCTGGTTTTTGAAAGAG CTCAATAATACACACAACTGGGAACGCTTGAAGAGTTGTCTTGTGAAATCTGATGACTGCAATAACTTGGCAGGAGAATACAAG ACCCTGAAACAATACAAATCAGCGAGACTCACCCCAGTAGAAGCTGGTTGCTGTCGTCCACCATCTGA GTGTGGATATCCTGCTGTAAATGCCTCATACTATGACTTGAGCTTTCGACCAATCAGCTCAAACAAGGACTGCAAACTTTACAAAAACTCAAGGGGCGTCAAATGCTACAATTGTGATTCTTGCAA AGCCGGAGTTGCACAATACATGAAGATAGAATGGAGGGCAGTTGCTATCTTTAATGTATTTCTTTTCGTTGTCCTG TCAACAATCTACTTTGTAGGATGCTGTGCAAGACGAAATGCTGCAAAGAGTCCTGAGAAAGTGTGA